CTATACCATAAAGATTCTAGTGAAAGAGGAGCCCGTAGTTATCGTGGTCACATTCCCTCATAGacatgtagtggtgataataacgATAGTATTTCTAATTATAGTATTATTAATAGCAATAATAGCAGtcgtattattaaaatttaaaacggaCACGAGAAGCAGAAAGAAGAAAGAGAGCGGAAAGGATGTAGCGCTGTGCAATCAAATTTTACCGTCTAGTAGAAACAATGGATCGCTGCCCAAGAACAACGGGAGCGTTATAGTGAACGCTCATTCGCATCACGCTCTACATTACACGGTGCAGACAAACAGAGAGTACGAGCCGAGCGATGCGTACCAAAGCAATAATATGAAAGGCTTCGTCGACAGGAATCCTGACCTGATTAGCGACGCGGAAACAGTCGCTAACAACGCTCAGAATGAGAACACAGCACTCTCAGTGTACAAAGCGCAAACTGCCAACGACACTTTCCAAGAGGAGACAGCGTTTACCGCTCAAACCGCGCCGCGGCAAGTCACGTGGCAGGATCAACAGACGTTGACGAGCATGCCTCCCATTAGCATGCCGCCTAACGCTATGTACCAACATTCAGCCGACGTGCATCTCAACCCCGGCTGTTTCCTAGACGGTGACGGTTATCCTTACGACTACGGCCTTCCGAAACACCCTTGTCAACGACCGCCGCTTATGTCAAACTATTCCGTGGTCGGGCCGTTCTACCAAACTCTTCCCCACAATAGACCGAAAGGACAAAAGTTAGTATGCAAATTCGCAAAAGATAATGAGTTTAACGTGGCCGCGCCGACGTGTCCCAATTTCGAAGTATTTAACGGGACTAATGTTCGCCGTACTTTGGAGGGTTATCCGGTACCTCGAAACCGGCCAATCGCTTTCGTCGGGAACGGAACTGTGTATTATAACGAGGAATTCGTACCTTCGCCTCCTGAAGGTTACAAGACTGAGCCGATTCAGTGTTGTGCATCAACAGAGACGTGTTCAAACTGGAACCCGAAGGGAACTTGTGCCGTGATGGTGCCGATGGGGATGCCCGAAGGTCCTGGAAGGTGTTACCAAGTGGAAACTAGGTGTGTCGATACGCAGACGACGGACGCTCGCATGCCGGGAGAAGGGGCTGATAATGCGCTGAAACCACTGCCACAAGTATCAAACGCCAAATGTGCTTCAGATATCTGTTCGGAGAGCCCCGACGAGGGGTACGTGGGGGACGCGAACGACATCTGACGACGTCGTCGCAACGATAACGCGTAAACAGGGCAATTTAGACGCTACTAAAGTGATAAAGCGACTGAATATGAGAATAGAATTGTACATACGCTTACTGAGTATACACGGACAGAAAGTTTCTGTGTAATGTGCACAATCACTCGTATTAAGAATCAAATTCTGTACATCATGATGTTTTTATACATACTTATTTCTATTaatcccgcaaatttctaattcgcgtggccgccattttagtgacgtcagcactagactaaagtttcaagctgatggcatatttttatttcggctgatgtcaaTATGACGTCAttgcgatgttaatgagacatggttccagcgcaatggcaatttgcgggacttatattatatttttataggcGAATAAAATGTAAGCTTAGACGGTCCTATTCAAATCACCTATCatgtaaaagttaaaaattattttgtaaagaaTAACTATAATCAACCTCTgagtatttagattttttatacaATCGAGTTTCTAGGAGAATGAATTTGTAAATTTGGTTAGTTTTCAGTAACGCCTTAATATTTCTCAAATCACTCTTAGTCACGAATACCTACCAATGCTCAAacctttttgtattttatttttatactacttTTAATGATGTTTACACAATTTGCTTTATAATTTTAGCAGTTATTTTGTATCTAAAGGTGCTGATAGACTTGAGCATGCACAtgtaacagaacatcgagcattcaccgtttttatttttgacgaactgaacaacgagccgagccaagcatagagcCAAATATTGCTACGAACATCTTGAGAATTCTAGCGAACGCTCTATTCGATGCTCGTCAATTCTTCGTGAAGATTCTTCGTGAAGATCGCTGGAGAGCAATAGGGAATGACAGAAGCTTGGCTCGGCAAAAAGCTCCAAGCAAATCtgctcgctagaatgctcgccaGAACGCTCGCTAGAATACTCGCCAGAACGCTCGAtagaatgctcgctaaaatgttctcgtatttttctgtCATGTAACATTCGCACGAATGCTCAAGTCTATCAGCACATTTAGGCTTCTTGAACTAACTGAGAAATTGTGTGCCAATTTAAATGCTCATTTTAAATAGGGTATAAGTTTACGAATCATTACAATATTTTGTGAACTATTCGGAATCGATCCTTGATAATGACATAACGTAAAGTAGCGTACAAATGGCTATACCGTAAAGCAACATTGTAATCAATTCTAATCATTAGTGATCATGCTGCTCTTTCATCTTAACGTTATTACGTTTACGATTATATAGCAGCAGcaaaaagtacctacgtacgttttaaaacaaatataatgCACTTCATTTTCGCGCGCCAATTGCTAataaatttcgaaataacttcATTAAATGAGTCGTTTTATGAGACTCGTAAAACTTTGACGTTTGAGGGTTGCTATACTCATAGTCGGCTCGGCACAATTGAACGATATTAACGAATATAATGTGTATAATAATGTTCGACAAAAGGGATGTTTGTCCTGCCCGCACATACATATACTCGGCTCGGTTCGGCTTTAAGCGACAAACTGGGTGAGAAATCAAACAAACATGTGTTAAGCATTAAAAGCCAAACGGAGTTTCAATAAACCTGACTGAAAGTTGGACATAATTGACCAAGCGAAGTGAGGTCTCCGAATATACTTGGGTGAATTTGCTCTTTTCCATctatctgtctgactgtctgtctggaAAAGCTTTATGTTCGCTGTTTGTTTAGACCTATATTTAGTCCTGACGTGTATCTCAAAAACGGCCTTACATACAAAACTGTAACTTATGTACTTAATCATATTCTGAAattaaacaacaaatatttactaATATTGCGTCAAttcccaaataaaaaaaaaaaaaaaaaatattttgtagaagTTATATTTGGTCAGTTTTGTTGTTCAATAAGAATTGCCAAATCGAATGTGTCGAGCCGACTATGTGTATAGCAACTCTGACGTTTTAATAAACGACTCCAAGGGCCATAAAGGGGCTCTAAATCACAAACGAAAATACAACTCTCTCGTCTAAATTTAATAAACTGTAATAAACGCTCAATTTACGTTTTTGGAAGTGCGTGGAA
The nucleotide sequence above comes from Maniola hyperantus chromosome 8, iAphHyp1.2, whole genome shotgun sequence. Encoded proteins:
- the kek2 gene encoding uncharacterized protein kek2, with the protein product MKVKRGLHVRLIALCTTCILLPAIACPTQCICKWKNGKRYVECTDRDLKAIPDSLDSETQVLDFTGNDLQVLQKETFHKLGLLDLQKIYLQRCRLQKIDNHAFRGLANLVELDLSNNYITVIPSNNFVFFPSLMRLSLSNNPITSIKMHCFQHLSYLNTLELSNCKIENVEPEAFSGLKHLEWLRLNGNRLSNVRGDNLFPDTLRGIDLQNNNWNCDCNLRDLHNWLSNFNMPHAVEPICSLPERLKKRTITSVNEFDLACLPKLAPTTVYLETNVGNNVSLECIVKAVPEAKLQWFYQGQLIRNYSTSAAEPHHVFFVESGVIDKKSELYIFNIGTDDNGTYSCIAENSAGKARVNYTIKILVKEEPVVIVVTFPHRHVVVIITIVFLIIVLLIAIIAVVLLKFKTDTRSRKKKESGKDVALCNQILPSSRNNGSLPKNNGSVIVNAHSHHALHYTVQTNREYEPSDAYQSNNMKGFVDRNPDLISDAETVANNAQNENTALSVYKAQTANDTFQEETAFTAQTAPRQVTWQDQQTLTSMPPISMPPNAMYQHSADVHLNPGCFLDGDGYPYDYGLPKHPCQRPPLMSNYSVVGPFYQTLPHNRPKGQKLVCKFAKDNEFNVAAPTCPNFEVFNGTNVRRTLEGYPVPRNRPIAFVGNGTVYYNEEFVPSPPEGYKTEPIQCCASTETCSNWNPKGTCAVMVPMGMPEGPGRCYQVETRCVDTQTTDARMPGEGADNALKPLPQVSNAKCASDICSESPDEGYVGDANDI